From the Carya illinoinensis cultivar Pawnee chromosome 4, C.illinoinensisPawnee_v1, whole genome shotgun sequence genome, one window contains:
- the LOC122306604 gene encoding wall-associated receptor kinase-like 10 translates to MALQMVLFRMLVLVMMCSVLDAFERASNVINSSCSEYCGNVSIPYPFGIENGCYVGDWFEIVCRSYDLGFSKPYLKRLDLEVLEIDIVSLGTVRVNYPIFSSCTNVTNSKKNLELEKSPFAFSGYNNFVAMGCNNSASMWSIFPDESISFGGCNSPCDRAPFTNGSHCNTTNCCQTTIPSTLQAFSTTIQPKSSYNNGSSKCKYAFLIDQKWFETNFTELKPNMSVPVVLYWSLDNTTFYSLPTMKNMTASEYKNSTYYCGRWRMLRNVTSHYCDCESGYGGNPYLLGGCEDINECTDPDFNITCTPDTRCENTEGSYRCVAAKNTKLSIIIGVSTSLGVLFLIFSGWGSYKVIKKKMRIKRKKKFFKQNGGLLLQQQLSTNNEINVENTKLFNSEELEKATDRFSVDRIIGHGGQGTVYKGMLADGRIVAIKKSMVIDEEKLQAFINEVVILSRINHRNVVKLLGCCLETKVPLLVYEFIPNGTLAEYLNGQNEDFSPTWDMRLRIAIEVAGALFYLHSATSSPIYHRDIKSTNILLDEKYRAKVADFGISRSVAIEQTHLSTLVQGTFGYVDPEYFRSGQFTDKSDVYSFGVVLAELLTGEKAISSIGTRDTKSLAAFFVSSMEENNLFNILDNQVLKEMEKEKIIVVANLAKRCLNLKGRKRPTMREVAMELEANQMSQKLVSNLQQKYGEIEDAKTEISEQCDVVSISTTSSMDSAIATSSFDTQPLFISS, encoded by the exons ATGGCATTGCAAATGGTACTGTTTCGGATGCTTGTGTTAGTCATGATGTGCTCAGTACTCGATGCATTCGAGCGAGCATCGAACGTAATAAACAGTTCATGCTCAGAATACTGTGGGAATGTAAGCATTCCATACCCTTTTGGAATCGAAAATGGTTGCTACGTCGGAGATTGGTTTGAGATAGTCTGCAGATCTTATGATCTGGGATTTTCAAAGCCCTATTTGAAGAGATTAGACCTGGAGGTGTTGGAGATTGACATAGTTTCTCTAGGCACAGTTAGAGTCAACTATCCCATATTTTCGAGCTGTACCAATGTCACAAACAGCAAAAAGAATCTGGAGTTAGAGAAAAGTCCTTTCGCCTTCTCTGGCTACAACAACTTCGTTGCCATGGGTTGCAACAACTCTGCCTCCATGTGGTCCATTTTTCCCGATGAGTCGATTTCATTTGGTGGGTGCAATTCCCCTTGTGACAGGGCTCCATTCACAAATGGAAGTCATTGCAACACCACAAATTGTTGCCAAACTACAATTCCTTCTACTCTCCAAGCATTCTCTACAACTATACAGCCGAAAAGTTCCTACAATAATGGTAGCAGTAAGTGCAAGTATGCATTTTTGATAGACCAGAAATGGTTTGAGACCAATTTCACAGAGCTGAAGCCAAATATGTCCGTTCCAGTGGTATTGTATTGGAGCCTTGACAATACTACTTTCTATTCTCTTCCCACAATGAAAAACATGACGGCAAGTGAATACAAGAACTCGACCTATTATTGTGGTCGGTGGCGGATGTTGCGAAACGTTACTAGTCATTATTGTGACTGCGAGAGTGGCTACGGAGGAAATCCGTATCTTCTTGGAGGATGTGAAG ATATTAACGAATGTACAGACCCTGACTTTAACATAACTTGTACACCTGATACACGCTGTGAAAATACTGAAGGTTCTTACCGTTGTGTCGCAGCTAAGAACACAAAGCTTTCCATAATCATAG GTGTTAGCACAAGTCTTGGTGTACTATTTCTGATTTTCAGTGGATGGGGGTCATACAAAGtgataaagaaaaagatgaggATTAAACGCAAGAAGAAGTTCTTCAAACAAAATGGTGGATTACTGCTACAACAGCAACTATCTACAAACAACGAAATTAATGTTGAGAACACCAAATTGTTCAATTCAGAGGAATTGGAGAAGGCCACTGATCGTTTTAGTGTAGATAGAATAATTGGACATGGTGGACAAGGCACTGTTTACAAAGGTATGTTGGCAGATGGAAGAATTGTTGCAATAAAAAAGTCCATGGTCATAGATGAAGAAAAACTTCAAGCATTCATAAATGAAGTCGTGATTCTTTCACGAATTAATCACAGAAATGTGGTTAAGCTACTTGGTTGTTGTTTAGAGACTAAAGTTCCACTTCTAGTTTATGAATTCATTCCTAATGGAACTCTTGCCGAATATCTCAATGGACAAAATGAAGACTTTTCACCAACATGGGATATGCGTTTACGAATTGCTATAGAAGTTGCAGGGGCTCTTTTCTATTTGCATTCGGCAACTTCTTCACCCATTTACCATCGCGACATTAAGTCTACAAACATCCTCTTAGATGAGAAGTATAGAGCAAAAGTAGCGGATTTTGGGATTTCAAGATCTGTTGCTATTGAGCAAACTCACCTAAGTACACTAGTACAAGGAACTTTTGGATACGTAGACCCTGAATATTTTCGGTCAGGCCAGTTCACAGATAAGAGTGACGTTTATAGTTTTGGTGTTGTTCTTGCTGAGCTCTTAACGGGGGAAAAAGCTATCTCATCAATAGGAACAAGAGATACCAAAAGTTTAGCTGCATTTTTTGTTAGTTCAATGGAAGAGAACAATTTATTTAACATTCTTGACAATCAAGTTTtgaaggaaatggaaaaagaaaaaatcattgtGGTTGCAAACCTTGCGAAAAGATGCTTGAACTTGAAAGGAAGGAAACGACCTACAATGAGAGAAGTTGCAATGGAATTGGAGGCCAACCAAATGTCCCAAAAATTAGTTTCTAACCTTCAGCAGAAATATGGAGAGATTGAAGATGCCAAAACTGAAATATCTGAGCAATGTGATGTTGTTTCTATATCAACAACGTCAAGTATGGATAGTGCCATCGCAACCTCATCTTTCGATACACAACCATTATTCATATCTTCTTAA